One Brachyspira suanatina DNA segment encodes these proteins:
- a CDS encoding DUF6175 family protein, with translation MKFTLNKLYLYLFIFLSLFFISCATTSKNTSSGGVYVGEETGEIGIVNNWKNPDFKGGKTTKIVAEGYASADGRGEADAIERSIESAKRNAVEQAVGSIVNGSTLVENNRLISSKIYDNTTGYISAYKVINISKSGSVWYSKIEATVGVDMLQDNLQAMGILMDRKNLPLIVVLVTDETGNLSESFNVELEKNMSEKGFKFVSPSSLENVMRKENITYEDTRGSRSSSSIKKIADATGAQIAIIGKADAAFFTTIQGTAMKSYRSDVAITAINISDYSTIARATHQAGGVGGSDKDAHSIALVKSADYVSDDFVNQIVNKWQSEVQNGTEYTIYVSGLDFNESIGFEEAMKKNIGGLKNIYNRGVSGESSRYVVTYVGSSRDLAVDINSKAKNMGYQIIINSFDDKTITLKASKR, from the coding sequence ATGAAATTTACATTGAATAAGTTATATTTATATTTATTTATATTTTTATCTTTATTTTTTATATCCTGTGCTACAACTTCTAAAAACACATCAAGCGGCGGCGTATATGTAGGAGAGGAAACTGGAGAGATTGGAATAGTTAATAATTGGAAGAATCCTGATTTCAAGGGTGGAAAAACCACAAAAATAGTTGCCGAAGGTTATGCATCTGCTGACGGAAGAGGAGAAGCTGATGCTATAGAAAGATCCATTGAAAGTGCTAAAAGAAATGCAGTAGAGCAGGCAGTTGGTTCTATAGTTAATGGAAGTACTTTGGTAGAAAATAACAGACTTATAAGCTCTAAAATATATGATAATACAACAGGATATATATCTGCATATAAAGTTATAAATATATCTAAATCCGGTTCTGTTTGGTATTCTAAAATAGAGGCTACAGTTGGTGTGGACATGCTTCAAGATAATCTTCAGGCTATGGGCATACTTATGGACAGAAAAAATCTTCCTCTTATAGTTGTGCTTGTTACAGATGAAACAGGAAATTTAAGCGAATCTTTTAATGTAGAATTAGAAAAAAATATGAGTGAGAAAGGATTTAAATTTGTTAGTCCTTCATCATTAGAAAATGTAATGAGAAAAGAAAATATAACTTACGAAGATACAAGAGGTTCACGTTCATCTTCTTCGATAAAAAAGATAGCCGATGCTACAGGAGCACAAATAGCTATAATAGGTAAAGCAGATGCAGCTTTCTTTACAACTATACAAGGTACTGCTATGAAAAGTTATAGAAGCGATGTTGCAATAACAGCTATTAATATATCAGATTATTCTACTATAGCCCGTGCTACACATCAGGCAGGCGGTGTTGGAGGAAGTGATAAGGATGCACATTCCATAGCTTTGGTTAAATCAGCAGATTATGTATCAGATGATTTTGTTAATCAGATAGTTAATAAATGGCAAAGCGAAGTTCAAAACGGTACAGAGTATACTATATATGTAAGCGGGCTTGATTTTAATGAATCTATAGGTTTTGAAGAAGCTATGAAAAAGAATATAGGCGGATTAAAAAATATTTATAATAGAGGAGTATCTGGAGAGTCTTCAAGATATGTAGTTACTTATGTAGGAAGCAGCAGAGATTTGGCTGTTGATATTAATTCTAAAGCTAAAAATATGGGCTATCAAATAATAATAAATAGCTTTGATGATAAAACTATCACTTTGAAGGCAAGTAAGAGGTAA
- the catA gene encoding type A chloramphenicol O-acetyltransferase, whose product MFNKIDLNNYNRKEHYEMYMNNIPCTYSITVPLNITKFKKTVKDKNIKFYASVIYLISKVVNKYKEFKMALNDNKELGYYDIISPSYTIFHNDTKTFSSIHTEYNEKFDLFYKNYISDMETYGENKTFLAKPCNIKNIFNISSLPLSTFTSFNLNLPNSFEYLAPIFTIGKYYTDDKNNIMMPLCLQIHHSVCDGYHVGIFFEDLQHEFDEFYLLY is encoded by the coding sequence ATGTTTAATAAAATAGATTTAAATAATTATAATAGAAAAGAGCATTATGAAATGTATATGAATAATATTCCATGTACATATAGCATAACAGTGCCTTTAAATATTACAAAATTTAAAAAAACTGTTAAAGATAAAAATATTAAATTTTATGCATCTGTTATTTACTTAATATCAAAAGTTGTAAATAAATACAAAGAATTTAAAATGGCATTGAATGATAATAAAGAACTTGGTTATTATGATATTATAAGTCCAAGTTATACTATATTTCATAATGATACAAAAACTTTTTCATCCATTCATACTGAATATAATGAAAAATTTGATTTGTTTTATAAAAATTATATTTCAGATATGGAAACTTATGGAGAAAATAAAACTTTTTTAGCTAAGCCATGCAATATAAAAAATATATTTAATATTTCATCTCTTCCATTATCAACTTTTACTAGTTTTAATCTTAATTTACCCAATAGTTTTGAATATTTAGCTCCGATATTTACTATAGGAAAATATTATACAGATGATAAAAACAATATAATGATGCCTTTATGTTTACAAATACATCATAGTGTATGTGATGGATATCATGTGGGTATTTTCTTTGAAGATTTACAGCATGAATTTGATGAATTCTATTTATTATATTGA
- a CDS encoding AI-2E family transporter, with the protein MNKNNIGYIFFIAFIFLSIFIMYKLLRPFGMIIFFAVVFYVILNPLFIKAMGNSYKKTDKLSIIKKNTLALLFSLISLIIFLVPTSILAYTIIVQLIDISNIGIKYFMNLDVNEVMNNSNINNFLKSLPIDVSMESILKRIQDSSLSNLTFISSYLTQNVASLLKSTGGFVSSFIFMMFSLFFFFVDGEYLIGQVRTLVPIDAKYLDRLIKQVSEGIKGIVFGNLFTGMFQGFCAFIVYTIFGVSNSFTFAFLTIIASFMPIIGTTIIWIPLGILFLINGEIIKAIIFIVCSWFFITIPDNFVRPLLLGNRIELHPLFIFFAILGGVLFFGLSGIILGPLSFILFFEIMKIYNEERLLEAKKERMLKKRRLS; encoded by the coding sequence ATGAATAAAAACAATATAGGCTATATTTTCTTTATAGCCTTTATATTCCTGTCTATATTTATAATGTATAAATTATTGAGGCCTTTCGGCATGATAATATTTTTTGCCGTTGTTTTTTATGTCATATTAAATCCACTTTTTATAAAGGCTATGGGTAATAGCTATAAAAAAACAGATAAACTTTCTATAATCAAAAAAAATACTTTAGCATTGCTTTTTTCTCTTATATCTTTAATTATATTTTTGGTTCCTACAAGTATATTAGCCTATACTATAATAGTTCAGCTTATAGATATTTCTAATATTGGTATTAAATATTTTATGAATTTAGATGTTAATGAAGTTATGAATAATTCTAACATAAATAATTTTCTTAAATCATTGCCTATAGATGTTTCTATGGAAAGTATATTAAAAAGGATACAAGATTCTTCTCTTTCAAATTTAACATTTATAAGTTCGTATCTTACTCAAAATGTAGCTAGTTTATTAAAAAGTACAGGCGGATTTGTAAGTTCATTTATATTTATGATGTTCTCATTATTTTTCTTTTTTGTAGACGGAGAATATTTAATAGGTCAGGTAAGAACATTAGTTCCTATAGATGCAAAATATCTTGACAGACTTATAAAACAGGTTTCTGAAGGTATAAAAGGAATAGTATTTGGAAATTTGTTTACAGGAATGTTTCAGGGTTTTTGTGCTTTTATAGTATATACTATATTTGGAGTTTCCAATTCATTTACATTTGCATTTCTTACTATAATAGCGTCTTTTATGCCTATAATAGGAACTACTATAATATGGATACCTTTAGGAATATTGTTTCTAATAAATGGTGAAATTATTAAAGCCATTATATTTATAGTATGTTCATGGTTCTTTATTACAATACCTGATAATTTTGTACGTCCTTTGCTTCTTGGAAACAGAATAGAGCTTCACCCATTATTTATTTTCTTTGCTATACTTGGAGGTGTATTATTCTTTGGACTTTCAGGAATCATATTGGGACCTTTGAGTTTTATACTATTCTTTGAGATTATGAAAATATACAATGAAGAAAGATTATTAGAGGCAAAAAAGGAAAGAATGTTAAAAAAACGAAGATTATCATAA
- a CDS encoding helix-turn-helix domain-containing protein — protein MMDTEVVLKNLGQNIRELRKNKKMTIDELAEKSSLSGKYLQGVEVGNRNISIKNLNKICKALETSPDILLNMKPYNLKSSEEKIFAISEKLKKFEENKLDFIGNMIDHLNNIIKNEEKNE, from the coding sequence ATGATGGATACAGAAGTAGTATTAAAAAATTTAGGTCAAAATATAAGAGAATTAAGAAAAAACAAAAAAATGACTATAGATGAATTAGCTGAAAAATCTTCTCTTTCCGGAAAATATCTTCAGGGTGTAGAAGTTGGAAATAGAAATATATCAATAAAAAATCTAAATAAAATCTGTAAAGCATTAGAAACATCTCCGGATATATTATTAAACATGAAACCATACAATTTAAAATCTTCAGAAGAAAAAATATTTGCAATATCAGAAAAACTTAAAAAATTTGAAGAAAATAAATTGGATTTTATAGGAAATATGATAGATCATTTAAACAATATAATAAAAAACGAAGAAAAAAACGAATAA
- a CDS encoding glycosyltransferase family 9 protein: protein MTKILIIGMNYIGDTIFITPLIRAVKKHYNDCTIDVVNGARGIDILKENPYINNIIVRDDKVSEYIKNQNYDVGITATTAFYGASLLYKAKIPIRAGVNSECRGFLLNKKTSWKKHKRHIVDTILSILKPMNIKEDGINTEIFLSEEENEFGIDKMKNYKNALLVHGGATRISKRYGIDNFSKLIDMFYKEKQVPIIVIGSKDDLDFSDEMKKRLGNIIADDFTNKLSIRELISVIKHSYALIGGDSAPLHIANASNIYSIGIFGDTLPLIYGARGDKAINIEARKKYCTVLKSFHCEYMKRGCKTIDCLKKLEPEEILPSLLSVYKGI, encoded by the coding sequence ATGACAAAAATATTGATTATAGGAATGAATTATATAGGGGATACTATATTTATAACTCCTCTAATAAGAGCTGTAAAAAAACATTATAATGACTGTACTATTGATGTTGTAAATGGTGCTAGAGGAATAGATATTTTAAAAGAGAATCCATATATAAATAATATTATAGTTAGAGATGATAAAGTATCAGAATATATAAAAAATCAGAATTATGATGTAGGTATTACAGCTACAACAGCATTTTACGGTGCTTCACTTTTATATAAAGCAAAAATACCAATAAGAGCAGGAGTAAACAGTGAATGCCGAGGATTCCTTCTTAATAAAAAAACTTCTTGGAAAAAGCATAAAAGACATATAGTAGATACTATACTTTCTATATTGAAGCCTATGAATATAAAAGAAGACGGTATAAATACAGAAATATTTTTATCTGAAGAAGAAAATGAATTTGGTATTGATAAAATGAAAAATTATAAAAATGCTTTGCTTGTTCATGGCGGTGCTACTAGAATAAGTAAAAGGTATGGCATAGACAATTTTTCAAAACTTATAGATATGTTTTATAAAGAAAAACAAGTACCTATAATAGTTATAGGATCTAAAGATGATTTAGATTTTTCTGATGAAATGAAAAAAAGATTAGGAAATATAATAGCTGATGATTTTACTAATAAATTAAGTATCAGAGAACTTATATCTGTAATTAAACATTCTTATGCATTGATTGGAGGCGATAGTGCCCCTCTTCATATAGCTAATGCCAGCAATATATATTCTATAGGCATATTCGGAGATACTTTGCCTTTGATTTACGGAGCCAGAGGAGATAAAGCTATAAATATAGAGGCTAGAAAAAAATATTGCACAGTATTAAAAAGTTTTCATTGTGAGTATATGAAAAGAGGATGCAAAACTATTGACTGCTTAAAAAAACTTGAGCCCGAAGAAATTCTTCCATCGCTTTTGTCTGTTTATAAAGGTATTTAA
- a CDS encoding putative motility protein, which produces MDLSAYSSYSTGMLKQDISLSMIRKTSDMQAQAVDKIMTSMQPQAVSAPMRPGVGERLSTYA; this is translated from the coding sequence ATGGATCTTTCAGCTTATAGTTCTTATTCTACTGGAATGCTTAAACAAGATATTTCTTTAAGCATGATAAGAAAAACTTCAGACATGCAAGCTCAGGCTGTTGATAAAATCATGACTAGCATGCAGCCTCAAGCTGTTTCTGCACCTATGAGACCTGGTGTAGGTGAAAGATTAAGCACTTATGCTTAA
- a CDS encoding epoxyqueuosine reductase QueH — translation MDIKERLVVHTCCAVCMSYPRTILEDYDTVFYFYNPNIYPIEEYKRRRDEFINYTNTLGIKTYISEEDDDVAKWYNDIKGFENEPEKGARCSICFKHRMKKAFEYAKSINAKYVATVMTVSPHKNSKVIEMIGKSLAENYEGIEYLHFDFKKKDGFKKTNIIANEAGLYRQNYCGCEFSIR, via the coding sequence ATGGATATTAAAGAAAGATTAGTTGTTCATACTTGCTGTGCTGTTTGTATGTCTTATCCTCGTACTATTTTAGAGGATTATGATACTGTGTTTTATTTTTATAATCCTAATATATATCCTATCGAAGAATATAAAAGAAGAAGGGATGAGTTTATAAATTATACAAATACTTTGGGTATAAAAACTTATATATCTGAAGAAGATGATGATGTTGCAAAATGGTACAATGATATAAAAGGTTTTGAAAATGAACCTGAAAAAGGGGCAAGATGCAGCATTTGTTTTAAGCATAGAATGAAAAAGGCTTTTGAATATGCTAAAAGTATAAATGCTAAATATGTTGCTACTGTAATGACTGTAAGCCCGCATAAAAACAGTAAAGTTATTGAGATGATAGGTAAAAGTTTAGCAGAGAATTATGAAGGAATAGAGTATTTGCATTTTGACTTTAAGAAAAAAGACGGATTTAAAAAGACTAATATAATAGCTAATGAAGCTGGACTTTATAGACAAAATTATTGCGGATGTGAATTTAGTATAAGATAA